The genomic DNA GCCGCAGATGATCTACAACCTCGGCTTCCAGCGCTTCGACACCGGTTCGGCGTGCGTGGTCGCGGTGATCCTGTTCGCGCTCTCGATGGCCTTCACCTCGCTGCTGCTGCGGCGCAGATCCGGCTTCCTACAGGAGGACTGAGCCGTGACCATCACCTCCGCGCCCCCGATCTCGATGCCCGACACCGTGGTTCCCGTTCGCGGCGCCCGGCGCAAGGCGCTGCTGGAGTGGGTCGCGGTGCACGCCTTGGCGATCGCGGGCGCGCTGCTGTTCCTGATGCCGTTCGCGTTCGTGTTCCTCACCTCGGTGATGTCGGACCGGCAGGCACTGACCTCGGACCTGTGGCCCGCGAACTGGCAGTGGGACAACTATGTCCACGTCTGGCGCACACCGGGATTCCTCACCTGGTGGCGGAATACCCTGCTGTACGCCGGGGCCGGTACCGCGCTGACGCTGCTGTCCAGCGTTCCGGTCGCCTACGCGCTCGCGAAATTCCGGTTCCGGGGCCGCAATCTGGCGCTGATGGCGGTCGTGTCGATGATGATGCTGCCGCCGCAGGTCACCGTGATCCCCATGTATCTGGTGTGGGCCAACCAGTTTCATCTCACCGGGTCGCTGTGGCCGCTGATCGTTCCGCTGGCCTTCGGGGACGCGTTCTCGATCTTCCTGCTGCGGCAGTTCCTGCTGACCATTCCCGACGAGTACGTGGAGGCGGCCCGCATCGACGGCTGCGGTCATCTGCGGACGCTGATCCGGGTGGTGCTGCCGATGTCCAAGCCGGGCATCGCGGCGGTGGCGCTGTTCCAGTTCTTCTATTGCTGGAACGACTATTTCGGGCCGCAGATCTATGCCAGCGACAATCCGGCCGCGTGGACGCTCAGCTACGGGCTGGAGTCGTTCAAGAGCGCCCACCACACCGATTGGAATCTCACCATGGCCGCCACCCTGCTGGTGATGGCGCCGGTGATGATCGTGTTCTTCTTCGCCCAGCGAGCCTTCATCGAAGGCGTGACACTGACAGGGGTGAAAGGCTGATGCCCGCACTCAAACTGGCCATCGTCGGCGGTGGCTCCACCTACACACCCGAGCTGATCGACGGATTCGCCCGGCTCCGCGACACCCTCCCCGTCCGGGAGCTGGTGCTGGTCGATCCGGCCGCCGACCGGCTGGAGCTGATCGCCGGGCTGGCCCGGCGCATCCTCGCCCGGCAGGGCCATCCGGCCCGGATCACCACGGCCGCTTCGGTTTCCGGCGTCGAGGACGCCGACGCGGTGCTGCTGCAGCTGCGGGTCGGCGGGCAGGCCGCCCGCAACGAGGACGAGACCTGGCCGCTGGACTGCGGCTGCGTCGGCCAGGAGACCACCGGCGCGGGCGGTCTGGCCAAGGCGCTGCGGACCGTGCCGGTGGTGCTCGACATCGCGGAGGCGGTCCGGCGGGCCAATCCGGACGCCTGGATCATCGACTTCACCAATCCGGTCGGCATCGTCACCCGCGCCCTGCTGAACGCCGGGCACCGGGCCGTCGGCCTGTGCAATGTGGCGATCGGATTTCAGCGAAAGTTCGCGCGGCACTTGGGTGTCGAGCCCGAGCTGATCCGCCTCGACCACCTCGGCCTCAATCACCTGACGTGGGAGCGCGGGGTCACGCTGCTCGACCGGCCGGACGCGACGGACGGGCAGGAGGTGCTGCCCAAGCTGCTCGCCGACTTCGGCGCGGAGATCGCCGAGGACATTCGCCTGCCGCTGTCGCTGGTGCAGCATCTCGGCGTCGTCCCGTCCTACTATCTGCGGTACTTCTATCAGCACGATGTGGTGGTGGACGAGTTGCGCGCCAAGGGATCTCGCGCGGCGGAGGTGGCGGCCATCGAGCGGCGGCTGCTGGACCTGTATGCCGATCCGCGGCTGGACAGCAAGCCGGAACTGCTCGAAAAGCGCGGCGGCGCCTACTATTCCGAGGCCGCCGTGCAGCTTCTCGCCGCGCTGCTCGGCACCGGGTCGAGCACCGGCATCCAGGTGGTGAACACCCGCAACGACGACATCCTCCCGTTCCTGCCGGAGGACGCGGTGATCGAGGTGCCCGCGCGGGTGGAGGGCGGCGTGGTGCAGCCGCTGCCGCAGCGCCCGGTCGAGCCGCTGTTCGAGGGCCTGATCGCGCACGTCTCCGCGTACGAGGAACTGGCGCTGCGCGCGGCGGTCGACGGCAGTCGCGATCGGGTGTTCGATGCGCTGCTGGCGCATCCGCTGGTCGGGCAGTTCGATCGTGCCGAGCAGCTCACCGACCGGCTGATCGCCCACAATCGCGCGTATCTGAGCTGGGCGTGAACGAACAGGTCGCGGGTGTTCTGGCCATCGATGGCGGGAACAGCAAAACGGATGTGGCGCTGGTGGCGATCGACGGGACGGTGCTCGGCAGTGCGCGCGGCGATGGGTTCCGGCCGCATCGCGACGGCGCGGAGGCGGCCATCGAACGGCTCGCGCCGCTGGTCGAGGCGGTGGCCGCGCAGGCCGGGCTGACGCCCGGGCGGGTGCTCGCCTCCCGGGTGAGCGCCTGCATGGCCAATGCCGACCTACCCGTCGAGGAACAGCGGCTGCATGCCGCGATCGCGGCCCGCCCCTGGGGCGTGACCTGCGCCGTCGCCAACGACACCTTCGGTCTGCTGCGCGCCGGAACCGACGGCCCGCGCGGAGTCGCGGTGGTGTGCGGCGCCGGAATCAATTGCGTCGGACTGCTTCCCGACGGCCGCACCGCGCGCTTCCCCGCCCTGGGCAAGCTCACCGGCGACTGGGGCGGAGGCGGCGGCATGGCGGCCGAGGCCATGTGGCACGCCGCCCGCGCCGAGGACGGCCGCGGCGACCCGACGGCCCTCTCCGCCACCATCGGCGCCCACTTCGCCCTCCCCGGCGCCAACGCGGTAGCCGAAGCAATCCACCTGGGCCACATACCGAGACACCGCCTGCACGAACTGGTCAAGGTCCTGTTCACCACCGCCGAAGCAGGCGACCCCACCGCCCTCCATCTGATCGACCGCCAAGCCGACGAAATCACCCGCCTGGCCGTAGTAGCCCTACGCCGCCTCGACCTCCTGAACGAACCCACCCCCCTGATCCTCGGCGGCGGCGTCCTCGCCGCCCGCCAACCCCTCCTCATCAACAACCTCACCACCCGCCTGGCAACGGCAGCCCCCCTCGCCAACCCCCGAATAGTCGTAGCCCCACCGGTTCTCGGCGCAGCCCTCCTCGGCTTGGACCACCTCGACGCACCCCCAACCGCCCACCACCGCCTCCGCGCCGCGTATCCGACGGTGACGGCCCCACAAACCACCGAAGGTGATGAGGTGCACGAGGACCGAGCAGCGGGCTGACAGCCGCCAGCCACGGCGAGCCCATCAGCTCCACGGCAAGCCCACTCAGCTCCGCAGCAAGGCCCACCCAGTCCCACAGCAAGCCCATCCCATCCGCCCCGGCGAGCCCACCCAGGTCCCGGCGTGCTTTTGGCCGGGACCCAACCGTCTTGTTCCCGGCCAAAAGCACGCCGGGAACAAGATGACGAGGCACGCCGGGACAACACGTTGAAGCACGCCGGGACAACGCGTGAGGGC from Nocardia terpenica includes the following:
- a CDS encoding carbohydrate ABC transporter permease, with translation MTITSAPPISMPDTVVPVRGARRKALLEWVAVHALAIAGALLFLMPFAFVFLTSVMSDRQALTSDLWPANWQWDNYVHVWRTPGFLTWWRNTLLYAGAGTALTLLSSVPVAYALAKFRFRGRNLALMAVVSMMMLPPQVTVIPMYLVWANQFHLTGSLWPLIVPLAFGDAFSIFLLRQFLLTIPDEYVEAARIDGCGHLRTLIRVVLPMSKPGIAAVALFQFFYCWNDYFGPQIYASDNPAAWTLSYGLESFKSAHHTDWNLTMAATLLVMAPVMIVFFFAQRAFIEGVTLTGVKG
- a CDS encoding 6-phospho-beta-glucosidase codes for the protein MPALKLAIVGGGSTYTPELIDGFARLRDTLPVRELVLVDPAADRLELIAGLARRILARQGHPARITTAASVSGVEDADAVLLQLRVGGQAARNEDETWPLDCGCVGQETTGAGGLAKALRTVPVVLDIAEAVRRANPDAWIIDFTNPVGIVTRALLNAGHRAVGLCNVAIGFQRKFARHLGVEPELIRLDHLGLNHLTWERGVTLLDRPDATDGQEVLPKLLADFGAEIAEDIRLPLSLVQHLGVVPSYYLRYFYQHDVVVDELRAKGSRAAEVAAIERRLLDLYADPRLDSKPELLEKRGGAYYSEAAVQLLAALLGTGSSTGIQVVNTRNDDILPFLPEDAVIEVPARVEGGVVQPLPQRPVEPLFEGLIAHVSAYEELALRAAVDGSRDRVFDALLAHPLVGQFDRAEQLTDRLIAHNRAYLSWA
- a CDS encoding N-acetylglucosamine kinase; its protein translation is MNEQVAGVLAIDGGNSKTDVALVAIDGTVLGSARGDGFRPHRDGAEAAIERLAPLVEAVAAQAGLTPGRVLASRVSACMANADLPVEEQRLHAAIAARPWGVTCAVANDTFGLLRAGTDGPRGVAVVCGAGINCVGLLPDGRTARFPALGKLTGDWGGGGGMAAEAMWHAARAEDGRGDPTALSATIGAHFALPGANAVAEAIHLGHIPRHRLHELVKVLFTTAEAGDPTALHLIDRQADEITRLAVVALRRLDLLNEPTPLILGGGVLAARQPLLINNLTTRLATAAPLANPRIVVAPPVLGAALLGLDHLDAPPTAHHRLRAAYPTVTAPQTTEGDEVHEDRAAG